A single window of uncultured Tolumonas sp. DNA harbors:
- a CDS encoding DUF2845 domain-containing protein translates to MKKIGLLLVGMLLSTSVLAEGAMRCGSSIISVGDTKSEMLMKCGTPISTDVKTTVTKNENGTKSVIQTGEIFTIDMGKDKFMALVTVENGVITHIEDGPRNE, encoded by the coding sequence ATGAAGAAAATCGGGTTATTGCTGGTCGGAATGCTGCTTTCAACGTCTGTGTTGGCAGAAGGGGCAATGCGGTGTGGTAGTTCAATCATTTCGGTAGGAGATACCAAATCAGAAATGCTGATGAAATGCGGCACACCGATAAGCACAGATGTCAAAACAACTGTCACAAAGAATGAAAATGGCACGAAATCCGTCATTCAAACAGGTGAAATTTTCACCATTGATATGGGGAAAGATAAATTCATGGCGTTGGTAACAGTCGAAAATGGTGTGATCACGCACATTGAAGATGGCCCACGTAACGAATAA
- a CDS encoding Txe/YoeB family addiction module toxin: protein MSRLLTWTDEAWNDYLYWQNQDKKTLKRINKIIEDIKRSPFEGIGKPEPLKMNLSGFWSRRIDDTNRLVYAVEDNRFTIISCRYHYE from the coding sequence ATGAGTAGATTACTGACTTGGACTGACGAAGCTTGGAATGATTATCTTTATTGGCAAAACCAAGACAAAAAAACGCTAAAACGCATCAATAAAATTATCGAAGATATCAAACGGTCGCCGTTTGAAGGCATTGGAAAACCAGAACCATTAAAAATGAATCTATCAGGTTTTTGGTCTCGCCGCATTGATGACACCAATCGCCTTGTTTATGCAGTAGAAGATAACCGTTTCACGATCATTTCTTGTCGTTATCACTATGAATAA
- a CDS encoding type II toxin-antitoxin system prevent-host-death family antitoxin: protein MQVVSFTEARNNLKSVLDQVVNDADCTIITRRDAEDAVVMSLDYYNSLMETVHLLKSPANAAHLAKSIAQYRNNQTQERDLIDE, encoded by the coding sequence ATGCAAGTCGTTTCATTTACAGAAGCACGCAACAATCTTAAATCAGTTTTAGATCAAGTGGTTAATGATGCTGACTGTACCATTATCACTCGTCGTGATGCTGAAGATGCTGTGGTGATGTCTCTTGATTATTACAACAGCCTCATGGAAACCGTTCATCTATTAAAGTCGCCAGCTAATGCTGCTCATTTGGCGAAATCAATCGCGCAATACCGTAATAATCAGACTCAAGAGAGAGATCTGATTGATGAGTAG
- a CDS encoding excalibur calcium-binding domain-containing protein, with product MRKLILLAAIGLGIYQYFTQHAAVSPPEPTQISYSDDNSTADVSQNFTPTTSSQFSCQGKTRCGQMQSFEEAKFYLANCPGVEMDGDGDGIPCERQFGQH from the coding sequence TTGCGCAAATTAATTTTACTCGCGGCAATTGGTTTAGGCATTTATCAATATTTTACTCAACATGCGGCTGTTTCTCCGCCAGAGCCAACTCAAATTTCCTATTCCGATGACAATTCTACTGCTGATGTAAGCCAAAATTTCACACCAACAACTTCAAGCCAGTTCAGTTGCCAAGGAAAAACACGTTGTGGTCAAATGCAATCCTTTGAGGAAGCCAAGTTTTATTTAGCAAACTGTCCGGGCGTTGAAATGGATGGCGACGGTGATGGCATTCCATGTGAACGACAGTTTGGTCAGCATTAA
- a CDS encoding DUF3465 domain-containing protein: protein MTNLSKLKAILFIALYALTFSPFSFAGESDTQLATAFQNQQSNLQIKGDGVVYKTLPDDTKGSQHQRFILKLSNGLTLLVAHNIDLAARIPDLQVGDTVEFYGEYEWNEKGGVIHWTHHDPSGRHTDGWLKHNGQTYQ from the coding sequence ATGACGAATTTATCAAAATTAAAAGCAATATTATTTATTGCTCTGTACGCACTTACATTCTCACCTTTTTCATTCGCTGGCGAATCAGACACCCAGCTCGCAACTGCTTTTCAGAATCAACAGAGTAATTTGCAAATCAAAGGTGATGGTGTTGTTTATAAAACGCTTCCTGATGATACAAAAGGCTCTCAACATCAACGCTTCATTCTTAAATTATCAAACGGGCTAACGTTGCTTGTTGCTCACAACATCGACTTGGCCGCTCGTATCCCAGACTTACAAGTTGGTGATACTGTCGAGTTCTATGGTGAATATGAATGGAATGAAAAAGGTGGTGTTATTCATTGGACACACCATGATCCGAGTGGCCGCCATACCGATGGTTGGTTAAAGCATAACGGTCAAACATATCAATAA
- a CDS encoding Shedu anti-phage system protein SduA domain-containing protein, producing the protein MISLQTGQLSSTQCKIELEEYKELLNKYSEIDETTLQDFFIKRPQLILLMGRVVGIDAPRKYNNELPIINKYRADFVVADQSQSIFSFIEFEDAKNNSIFNKNINKKTSTYPWANRFEHGYSQVVDWYIHLASNIQTQNMKSEFGSFSIKYFGALIIGRNSSLQHGDCRERFDHRISKSLIDSKHITCYTFDELYDAMEDQYAILSSFGT; encoded by the coding sequence ATGATCTCACTCCAAACAGGACAACTTTCCAGCACGCAATGCAAAATAGAACTGGAAGAATATAAAGAATTATTAAATAAATACTCAGAGATCGATGAAACAACTCTTCAGGATTTTTTTATTAAAAGACCGCAACTTATACTCTTAATGGGGCGAGTTGTAGGTATAGATGCCCCTCGCAAATACAACAATGAATTACCTATAATCAATAAATATCGCGCCGACTTTGTCGTAGCAGATCAATCGCAATCAATATTTTCATTTATTGAATTTGAGGATGCAAAAAACAATTCCATATTTAATAAGAATATTAACAAGAAAACTTCAACATATCCTTGGGCTAATAGATTTGAACATGGATACAGCCAAGTTGTCGATTGGTATATTCATCTGGCATCAAATATCCAAACTCAGAATATGAAATCTGAATTTGGTAGCTTCTCTATAAAATATTTTGGTGCGCTGATTATTGGCAGAAATAGTTCATTACAACATGGAGATTGCCGCGAGCGATTCGACCACCGAATTAGTAAATCTTTGATAGATAGCAAACACATCACATGTTACACATTTGATGAGCTGTACGATGCTATGGAAGATCAATATGCAATATTGTCCAGTTTTGGTACATAA
- a CDS encoding HD domain-containing phosphohydrolase, whose protein sequence is MKIDDPMFDALYQYTKALSVALGYRDPLTRLHSERVQVLSVEIAYSCNLPSEMIHILKIAASFHDIGKIGIPDNVLLKPSSFDALEWQVMQKHPIIGEQIMLATELDGAKQAATLIRHHHEQVDGLGYPDKLAGDNIPLCSRIISIADSYDAMAVARPYHTPKSHSEIMDILYSETNKKYDPDLMNIFSQVIEKNKYKSLI, encoded by the coding sequence ATGAAAATTGATGATCCAATGTTCGATGCTTTATACCAATATACAAAGGCACTATCCGTTGCTCTTGGGTATCGTGACCCTTTAACTCGTCTGCATTCCGAACGGGTACAAGTTTTGTCTGTTGAAATCGCTTATAGCTGCAACTTACCCTCCGAGATGATCCATATCCTTAAAATCGCGGCCTCTTTTCATGACATCGGCAAAATTGGCATCCCGGATAATGTTCTTTTAAAACCGAGTTCTTTCGACGCCCTTGAATGGCAAGTCATGCAAAAACACCCCATCATCGGCGAACAAATCATGCTCGCTACTGAATTAGATGGTGCCAAACAAGCAGCAACGTTGATCCGTCATCACCATGAACAGGTTGATGGTTTAGGTTATCCCGATAAACTTGCTGGCGATAATATTCCTTTATGTTCACGGATCATTTCAATTGCTGATAGTTATGATGCTATGGCTGTTGCAAGACCTTACCATACACCGAAATCGCATTCTGAAATCATGGACATACTTTACAGTGAAACAAATAAAAAATATGACCCTGATCTCATGAATATATTCAGCCAGGTCATTGAAAAGAATAAATATAAAAGTCTGATTTAA